The sequence CCCGTAATCTTGCACCTTCTGGCTGTGCCGGCGGCAATCGTTGCCGTCGCGGTCGCTGTGGTCGCCGCCTTTCCCGACCGCTTTTCCGATGCGCTGGTCCTCGGAGCCTTCCTCCTCGTGGCCATAGCGGCGTTCAGCCAGGGCATCATGCACGCCCGCCGCGAGGACGCGAAGGTCCGCCACGCCGAAGCCGCCCTTGAGGAGAGTGAACGGCGCTTCCGAAATCTCGGCGATGGCGCTCCGGTGATGATCTGGATCACCGACGACGCGCTGATGCCCACGTTTGTCAGCCAGGCGTGGATGGGCTACACCGGCATCTCTCCAGCCGAAATCGAGCGGGACGCCTGGCATGCGCTCCGCAGCACGGTCCATCCGGACGACCTGGAAGGGACGACGCAGGCCTTCCTCAAAGCGCTCAAGAATCACGACAAGTTCTCACACGAATACCGGCTCCGCCGATTCGATGGTGAGTACCGCTGGGTGCTCGATTCGGGGATCTCCCGCCTCACCGACGCAGGCGAGTACATGGGCTACGCCGGCATCATCATCGATGTCGACGATCACCGGAAAGCCGAAGCCGCGCTTCGCACCAGCGAACAGCGCCTGCGGATGCTGGTCGAAAATGTGCCGCTGGTCCAGTACGTCACGGACAAGGATGGGACATTCCTCCTCGTGGAAGGACGCGCGCTGGAACAGTTGGACATAAGTCCCGAGGTCGAACCCGTCGGGCGGTCTGCGTTCGAGCTGTACGCGGACAATGAAGAGATCAAGGACAAGCTGCGACGCGCGCTCGCCGGCGAGTCCGTCACGAGCACCGTCGAGTTTCTCGACGTCTGGTGGGACGTCTATTACACGCCGATCTTCGCCGCCGACGGTACGGTAGCCGGAGCTACCGTCGTCGGGCTGGACGTCACCGAACGCGAACGCGCGAAGGGCGCCCTTGAAGAGAGCGAAATGCGCTACCGGCTGATCGCACGCGCCACGATCGATGCGATCTGGGACTGGGACCTCGCGACCGGCCACATCTGGCGGAGCGAAGGCTTCACGACGCGCTTCGGCTACCCGGCGGAAGCCATCGGCGATAACGTACAGTGGTGGGCTGAGCGCGTCCACAGCGATGACCTGCAGCAGGCCGTCGCAGTTCGCGACGCGTTCGTGGCGAGCGGCGACTCCGACCTGCACATGGAATACCGTTACCTGCGCGCCGATGGCGCCTATGCACGCGTCGTCAACCGCATCCACGCCGTGCGCGATGAAGACGGCAAGGCCACCAGGCTCGTCGGATCGCTCACGGATGTGACCGAGCAGCGCGAGCTTGAACAGCAGTTCCTTCACGTGCAGAAAATGGAGACGGTCGGCCGCCTCGCCGGCGGCATCGCGCACGACTTCAGCAACCTCATGACGGCGATCATGGTCAACGCCGAGCTCGACCTGATCGCCACACCTTCACCCGAGGTGCTGCGCGCCGACCTCGAAGAGATCAAGGCCACGGCAGAGCGGGCGGCCGGCCTCTCGAGACAACTGCTATCGTTCGCGCGCCGCCAGATCATCGAGCCGCAGGTCCTCTCGCTCAACGATCTCATGGAGAGCACCGAGCGCATGCTCCAACGGCTCATCGGCGCCAACATCGACCTGCGCGTTGAGCGCACGGAAGAACCGACGACTGTGCGCATCGACCCGAGCCAGTTGGAGCAAGTCCTCGTGAACATGGTCGTCAACGCCCGCGACGCCATGCCGGAGGGCGGCGATCTCACGATTCGTACGCAGCGCGTCGCACGCGCGACCGGCACGAGCCTCCCGCCGAGCGTGGATACCGGCGGCTACGTGCTGCTGGAGGTGCGAGATACGGGTATAGGCATGACCGAAGATGTGCGCCAGCACGTATTTGAGCCGTTCTTCACGACGAAACCCGTCGGCGGCGGCACCGGGTTGGGTCTGCCCACTTCCTACGGGATCGTCAAGCAGGCCGGTGGCGATGTGGTCGTCGAGAGCGAGCCCGGTCACGGCGCCATCTTTCGGATCTATCTGCCGTTCGTCGCCGCCGCCCTCGACGAGATCATCCCATCGTTCGACGGCGCCATGCCCGCCGGCAAGGAGACGATCCTGCTCGTCGAAGACGAGGCGGGTGTGCGCAAATCGGCGTCGCGCGCGCTGCGGCAACTGGGTTACTGCGTCATTGAAGCCGCGGACGGGAACGAAGGGCTCGCGGCGGCGACCGCGACCCCGACGATCTCGCTCATCATCACGGACCTCGTGATGCCTCAACTCGGCGGCAAGGAGTTGGCGCAACGGTTGACCAAGAGCCATCCCGGCATCCGTATCTTGTTTCTCTCCGGCTACACCGATGATGCGGCGATCCGGGCGGGGATCAGCGAGCACGCCGTCGACTTTCTTGCGAAGCCGTTCTCGCCGTCGGCGCTGGCGCAGAAAGTGCGCGACATGCTCGATCGCGCTCCGGCGGCGCGCCAGCCTACGACGACGGCGCGATGACCAGCTCGTAGCCAAGACCGGGCACCGTGCGGATCATCGTTTCGGCGTCGAGGCGGCTGAGTTTCTGGCGCAACCTGCTGATACTGACGTGCAGCATGTGATGCTCGCCGGCGTATTCGGCGCCCCATACGTGCAGCAGCAACTCGTCGTGCATCAGTACCTGGCCCGCATGCTCCGCGAGAAACGACAGCAGGCGGAACTCCGTCGGCGTTAGCGCCGTCGTGGCGCTGCCGATCTGGGCACGGTAGCTGCGCGCGTCGAGCCGCAATGCGCCGGCGGCGATCTGCGCGGGCTGCGCGCCCTCGGGCGGCTGCGCGCGCCGCAGCACCGATGCGACGCGCGCCGTCAGTTCTCGCGGACTGAAGGGCTTGCGCACATAGTCGTCGGCGCCGGACTCCAGCGCCCGCACGACGTCGGATTCATCGCCGAGGACCGTGAGCATGACGACCGGCAGCTTGTATCGTTGCTCGATCTCGGCGCAGAGGTCGAAGCCGTTGCCATCGGGCAGTTGGACGTCGAGGATGGCGAGGCTGAAGCGCTCTTCTTCGAGCGCCGCCAGGGCCGAAGCACGGTCCGCCACCGGCCGGGTCGCATATCCGGCCTCGGAGAGGGCGCGCGCTACCACCCTCCGGACGGAAGGCTCGTCATCGACGATCAGAATTGGAAGCTGGTCGCGCTTCATGTGACGCGCCACGTTCTGGGGCGAGAGGCGACTGGCCAAGAGACGGTCTCCGAACACGATCCCCATCGATCCGGCCGAGCACGCCGTTGCACCGGGCGCGGCTGCGACTTGGGCAGTGTCGCGCAGAACGAAGCAAAGCTCAACTGCGACCGACCGGTCGGAACGTGCTCGACCGGCTGGTCGCCCGCCGGGCGGCTTCGGCCCATTTGCACCGGATCTACCGTTGTGCCCGCTGCCGCGTCACGCCGCTGCAACGGGCGCTCGCGTACAGTCGAATCAGACTGGCGCACACAGGAGGAGGCTGATCATGCGAAGCAAGTTCGCCATTGCGGGCCACCCGCTCCATCCGATGCTGATCGCGCTCCCGATCGGGCTCTTCACCTGGGCTGTCGTCTGCGATGTCGTGTATCTCGCCACCGACCGCGAGAAGCTGTGGTACGACATGGCGTTCTGGGCGGGCATCGGCGGCGTTATCACGGGGCTCATCGCGGCGCTGCCGGGCGTGGGCGACCTGCTGACGATGGCGAAAGAGACCGACGCCCGCGACATCGCGATCGTACACGGTGTGACGAACGTCGTGGTCGTGGGTCTGTTTTTCGTCGCGATGCTGCTCATGCTCGATGACGGTGCGACCAGCGGCGCCGCCCTTAGCGTCGTCTTCGTGCTGCACCTGGTCGGGCTTGGCTTGCTCGGGTTCGCCGGCTGGCTCGGCGGCGAAATGGTGTACCGGCACCACCTGGGGATGGAGCCTGACGACGGGGAATTGGAGCGCGCCGAGTCCGCACGCCACTCCATGCGACCGGCACGCGCGACGCGCCGCTGAGGCGTCACGCCGCGCGCGTTGAGGCGCCCGGCTGGTTGCGCAGGCGAAGGGCACCGCAGGCCGTCCCCATGACGATTGATACGGCGTCGTCAGATCGGCCATCGCGGATGTGACGGCGCATCCTCCGCCGAGCGCATACGGTAATCGCGGAGGATCCCTTGGTCGTCGCAGTCGCACCGCCGGGCAACGGACAAACCCCCGCCACCATCGCTGCGCCGGCTGTCGCAAAGGCCGCCGGCCTTCGCTATGTGTCCGATGCCACACCTGGCATCACGCGGAAACAGGAACGCAGCGGTTTCGCATACGCACATCCCGACGGTCAGCCGCTACGCGACGAGGGTGACCTTCGCCGCGTCAAGGCGCTGGCCATACCGCCGGCGTGGTCAGATGTGTGGATCTCGCCCCACGCCAACGGGCACCTGCAGGCCACGGGGCGAGACGCCCGTGGCCGCAAGCAGTACCGCTATCACACGACGTGGAGCGAGGTTCGAGACCAGGCCAAGTTCGGCCGCATGCTCGATTTCGCAGCGGCGCTGCCGGGCATTCGCCAGCGCGTCGAAGCCGATCTCGCCCGTCCGGGCCTCCCGCGTGAAAAGGTGCTGGCAGCCGTCGTGCGTCTCCTCGAGATCACGTTAATCCGCGTCGGCAACGAGGAGTACGCGCGGCAG is a genomic window of Dehalococcoidia bacterium containing:
- a CDS encoding PAS domain S-box protein, whose product is MPAAIVAVAVAVVAAFPDRFSDALVLGAFLLVAIAAFSQGIMHARREDAKVRHAEAALEESERRFRNLGDGAPVMIWITDDALMPTFVSQAWMGYTGISPAEIERDAWHALRSTVHPDDLEGTTQAFLKALKNHDKFSHEYRLRRFDGEYRWVLDSGISRLTDAGEYMGYAGIIIDVDDHRKAEAALRTSEQRLRMLVENVPLVQYVTDKDGTFLLVEGRALEQLDISPEVEPVGRSAFELYADNEEIKDKLRRALAGESVTSTVEFLDVWWDVYYTPIFAADGTVAGATVVGLDVTERERAKGALEESEMRYRLIARATIDAIWDWDLATGHIWRSEGFTTRFGYPAEAIGDNVQWWAERVHSDDLQQAVAVRDAFVASGDSDLHMEYRYLRADGAYARVVNRIHAVRDEDGKATRLVGSLTDVTEQRELEQQFLHVQKMETVGRLAGGIAHDFSNLMTAIMVNAELDLIATPSPEVLRADLEEIKATAERAAGLSRQLLSFARRQIIEPQVLSLNDLMESTERMLQRLIGANIDLRVERTEEPTTVRIDPSQLEQVLVNMVVNARDAMPEGGDLTIRTQRVARATGTSLPPSVDTGGYVLLEVRDTGIGMTEDVRQHVFEPFFTTKPVGGGTGLGLPTSYGIVKQAGGDVVVESEPGHGAIFRIYLPFVAAALDEIIPSFDGAMPAGKETILLVEDEAGVRKSASRALRQLGYCVIEAADGNEGLAAATATPTISLIITDLVMPQLGGKELAQRLTKSHPGIRILFLSGYTDDAAIRAGISEHAVDFLAKPFSPSALAQKVRDMLDRAPAARQPTTTAR
- a CDS encoding response regulator transcription factor, yielding MASRLSPQNVARHMKRDQLPILIVDDEPSVRRVVARALSEAGYATRPVADRASALAALEEERFSLAILDVQLPDGNGFDLCAEIEQRYKLPVVMLTVLGDESDVVRALESGADDYVRKPFSPRELTARVASVLRRAQPPEGAQPAQIAAGALRLDARSYRAQIGSATTALTPTEFRLLSFLAEHAGQVLMHDELLLHVWGAEYAGEHHMLHVSISRLRQKLSRLDAETMIRTVPGLGYELVIAPSS
- a CDS encoding DUF2231 domain-containing protein; amino-acid sequence: MRSKFAIAGHPLHPMLIALPIGLFTWAVVCDVVYLATDREKLWYDMAFWAGIGGVITGLIAALPGVGDLLTMAKETDARDIAIVHGVTNVVVVGLFFVAMLLMLDDGATSGAALSVVFVLHLVGLGLLGFAGWLGGEMVYRHHLGMEPDDGELERAESARHSMRPARATRR